The sequence below is a genomic window from Candidatus Omnitrophota bacterium.
GCCAGCTTCAGCGGATGTTTGGGCATGATCCCGTTGGCGGTGATCGCCCGGCAGTGGGGGCCGACACTCATCTGCGGCCTCTGGTGGGGCGTGTTGGTCGGCTTTGGCGTGTGGACAACTTGTAAATCTAATTGACAATTTGTCTATTTTTCTGCTATCCTCCTTGTCATGATTCCACGACGACTCTCCAACAAGCTTGTAGCCCTTGCGCGCGCCTATCCGGTGGTTTCCGTGTGCGGGCCGCGGCAGTCAGGGAAAACCACCCTGGTCAAGGTGACGTTTCCACGCCACGCCTATGTTTCGCTTGAAGATCTCGATACGCGAAACTTCGCCGCCGCCGACCCGCGCGCGTTCCTCAAACAGTATCCGAAAGGTGTCATTCTCGATGAGGTGCAGCGGGTCCCAGAGCTTTTTTCCTATCTGCAGACCGAGGTAGATCAGCAATCGAAACCCGGACGATTTATTCTGACCGGCTCCCAACAGTTTCTGCTCTTGGAGCGCGTGTCGCAAACACTGGCAGGGCGGGCAGCACTCCTGACGCTGCTGCCGTTCAGCGTCGGAGAGCTGCGAGCGGCCAAACGTCTTCCCACATCGCTGAACACCCTCGTCTGGAAAGGCAGCTATCCTCGTCTCTACAGCGCCAGGACGTTGAATCCGACAGATTGGTATGCGAATTACGTGCAGATGTATGTGGAGCGAGATGTCCGGCAACTGAAGAACATTAGTGATCTCTCTGATTTTCAACGGCTCATCCGCCTCTGTGCCGCGCGTGCTGGGCAGCTCTTGAACCTCTCCTCGCTTGCTGAAGCTTGCGGCGTGACGCATAACACCGTGAAAGCCTGGCTCTCGATCCTCGAAGCCAGCTTCATCATCTATCTGCTCCAACCCCACCACCGCAATTTCCGCAAGCGCCTCGTCAAGATGCCAAAGCTCTATTTTTATGATACTGGGCTGTTATGTTACTGTCTTGGCATCCGCACGTCCCGGGATCTCACCTACCATGCCATGCGGGGGGCGAT
It includes:
- a CDS encoding ATP-binding protein, whose product is MIPRRLSNKLVALARAYPVVSVCGPRQSGKTTLVKVTFPRHAYVSLEDLDTRNFAAADPRAFLKQYPKGVILDEVQRVPELFSYLQTEVDQQSKPGRFILTGSQQFLLLERVSQTLAGRAALLTLLPFSVGELRAAKRLPTSLNTLVWKGSYPRLYSARTLNPTDWYANYVQMYVERDVRQLKNISDLSDFQRLIRLCAARAGQLLNLSSLAEACGVTHNTVKAWLSILEASFIIYLLQPHHRNFRKRLVKMPKLYFYDTGLLCYCLGIRTSRDLTYHAMRGAIVENFVIAELLKLWYHQGRQPSLYFWRDRHGHEVDGLIEAGRRLIPLEIKASETFQERFLRDLRYWQRLSGSRADAYVVYGGAMEQRRSGVHILPWDRFDATLEGIIR